The Desmodus rotundus isolate HL8 chromosome 3, HLdesRot8A.1, whole genome shotgun sequence genome includes a region encoding these proteins:
- the LOC112318649 gene encoding lysozyme C, milk isozyme-like, whose translation MRSVLIISLLSCFFAAYNAKIFSKCELARKLKAHGMDGFHGYSLANWVCVAEHESNFNTRAFNGKNTDGSSDYGLFQLNNKWWCKDNKYPSANACDKMCSKFLDDNISDDIACAKRVVQDPKGMSAWVAWVNHCKSNDLSKYLASCDL comes from the exons ATGAGGTCAGTTCTGATCATCTCCCTCCTCAGCTGCTTCTTTGCAGCTTACAATGCCAAAATCTTCTCCAAGTGTGAGCTGGCCCGCAAGCTGAAGGCCCATGGAATGGATGGCTTCCATGGCTACAGCCTGGCAAACT GGGTCTGCGTGGCCGAGCATGAGAGTAACTTCAACACCAGGgcctttaatggaaaaaatactgaTGGCAGTAGTGACTATGGGCTCTTCCAGCTGAACAACAAGTGGTGGTGCAAAGACAACAAGTATCCCTCAGCAAATGCCTGCGACAAAATGTGCAGCA AATTTCTGGATGACAACATCAGTGATGACATTGCCTGTGCCAAGAGGGTTGTGCAAGATCCCAAAGGGATGTCTGCTTG GGTGGCCTGGGTAAATCACTGCAAAAGCAACGATTTGTCCAAATACCTGGCCAGCTGTGACCTGTGA